The following proteins are co-located in the Tistrella bauzanensis genome:
- a CDS encoding shikimate kinase: MTDDSSQPSHSPATADDDVTPDDDADLDDDANPDDDANPDDRDATPTGSGNPGRAGRPVFDRRLINRSIVLVGLMGVGKSSVGRRLAQRLGIDFVDADTEIEKAAGLPIPEIFRLYGEAEFRRGERRVLARLLDEKPRIVATGGGAFMDEETRARIAADGVSIWLRADVAVIARRVMKRRHTRPLIAEGDAMATLERLVAERHPVYATADLSIDSTDAPHEVAVDAIIALLSRTWPALTATKRPRPQGGAASTTSPDTDPAAPQ; encoded by the coding sequence TTGACCGACGATAGCAGCCAGCCAAGCCACAGCCCCGCCACCGCGGACGACGACGTCACCCCGGATGACGATGCCGATCTGGATGACGATGCCAATCCGGATGACGATGCCAATCCGGATGACCGTGACGCCACGCCGACCGGGTCGGGCAACCCCGGACGCGCCGGCAGGCCGGTCTTCGACCGCCGGCTGATCAACCGGTCCATCGTTCTGGTCGGCCTGATGGGGGTCGGCAAAAGCAGTGTCGGCCGCCGGTTGGCCCAGCGACTGGGCATCGATTTCGTCGATGCCGACACGGAAATCGAAAAGGCGGCCGGGCTGCCGATCCCCGAGATCTTCAGGCTGTATGGCGAAGCCGAATTCCGCCGCGGGGAACGCCGCGTGCTGGCCCGGCTGCTGGATGAAAAGCCGCGGATCGTCGCCACCGGCGGCGGGGCCTTCATGGACGAGGAAACCCGCGCCCGCATCGCCGCCGATGGCGTGTCGATCTGGCTGCGCGCGGATGTGGCGGTGATCGCCAGACGGGTGATGAAACGCCGCCACACCCGGCCATTGATCGCTGAAGGCGACGCCATGGCGACTCTGGAACGGCTGGTGGCCGAACGCCATCCGGTCTATGCCACGGCGGACCTGTCGATCGACAGCACCGACGCACCGCATGAGGTGGCGGTGGATGCCATCATCGCCCTGCTGTCCAGGACCTGGCCGGCCCTGACCGCCACCAAACGTCCCCGCCCGCAGGGGGGC